The following proteins are co-located in the Acinetobacter shaoyimingii genome:
- the trxA gene encoding thioredoxin: MSGNIVNTTDANFEADVLNSETPVLVDFWAGWCAPCKAIAPVLEALSNEYEGKVKIVKVDVTSCEATAVNYNIRNIPALLMFKNGEVVAQQVGAAPKSKLAAFIEENI, encoded by the coding sequence ATGTCTGGTAATATTGTAAATACAACGGATGCGAACTTTGAAGCAGACGTTTTAAATTCTGAAACTCCCGTACTTGTAGATTTCTGGGCAGGTTGGTGTGCGCCTTGTAAAGCAATTGCACCTGTACTTGAAGCATTATCGAATGAATACGAAGGTAAAGTAAAAATTGTTAAAGTTGACGTCACTTCTTGTGAAGCAACTGCTGTCAACTATAACATTCGTAACATTCCTGCATTGTTAATGTTCAAGAATGGTGAAGTTGTAGCACAACAAGTAGGTGCTGCGCCAAAGTCAAAATTGGCTGCTTTTATTGAAGAAAACATCTAA
- the rho gene encoding transcription termination factor Rho: protein MNLTELKKKPIGELIKIAEFMGLEGMARNRKQDIIFAILKRHAMNGEEIFGDGVLEILSDGFGFLRSAAGSYLAGPDDIYVSPSQIRRFNLRTGDTITGTIRPPKEGERYFALLKVNQINYDTPENSRNKILFENLTPLFPTEQMIMELGNGSTEDLTARVVDLIAPIGKGQRSIIVAPPKAGKTMLIQNIAQSIVRNNPEVFLIVLLIDERPEEVTEMERTVRGEVVASTFDESPARHVQVAEMVIEKAKRLVEHKKDVVILLDSITRLARAYNTVIPSSGKVLTGGVDAHALERPKRFFGAARNIEEGGSLTIISTALIETGSKMDEVIYEEFKGTGNQEITLDRRIAEKRVFPAMNIKKSGTRREERLMSEDNLRKVWILRKLLHPMDELAAVEFLLDRMKETKTNDDFFDQMKRKAAN from the coding sequence ATGAATTTAACTGAACTCAAGAAAAAACCGATAGGCGAACTCATCAAAATTGCTGAGTTCATGGGCCTTGAAGGAATGGCACGTAACCGTAAACAGGACATTATTTTTGCCATTTTGAAACGCCATGCAATGAATGGTGAAGAAATCTTTGGTGATGGTGTTCTTGAAATTCTTTCTGATGGTTTTGGTTTCCTGCGTTCTGCAGCGGGATCTTACCTTGCAGGACCTGATGATATTTACGTGAGCCCTTCACAAATTCGTCGTTTTAATTTACGTACTGGGGATACGATTACAGGCACAATTCGTCCACCTAAAGAAGGCGAACGCTATTTTGCATTATTAAAAGTGAACCAAATTAACTACGACACGCCTGAAAATTCACGCAATAAAATCTTATTTGAGAACTTAACACCACTCTTTCCTACTGAACAAATGATCATGGAATTAGGGAATGGTTCAACTGAAGATTTAACAGCACGTGTTGTCGATCTCATTGCACCTATTGGTAAAGGTCAACGTTCAATTATTGTTGCACCGCCAAAAGCGGGTAAAACAATGTTGATCCAAAACATTGCTCAATCGATTGTACGTAATAACCCTGAAGTCTTCCTGATTGTTCTTCTTATTGATGAACGTCCTGAAGAAGTAACAGAGATGGAACGTACTGTTCGTGGTGAAGTGGTTGCATCTACATTTGATGAATCGCCCGCTCGTCACGTTCAAGTGGCAGAAATGGTCATCGAGAAAGCGAAACGTTTGGTTGAACACAAGAAAGATGTGGTCATCCTACTTGACTCGATCACACGTTTAGCACGTGCCTACAACACTGTTATTCCATCATCAGGTAAAGTCTTGACAGGTGGTGTAGATGCTCATGCCCTTGAGCGTCCAAAACGTTTCTTTGGTGCTGCACGTAATATTGAAGAAGGTGGTTCACTGACCATTATCTCAACTGCTTTAATTGAAACAGGCAGTAAGATGGATGAAGTGATCTACGAAGAATTCAAAGGTACAGGTAACCAAGAGATTACGCTTGATCGTCGTATCGCTGAAAAACGTGTCTTCCCTGCAATGAATATCAAGAAATCAGGTACTCGTCGCGAAGAACGTTTAATGTCTGAAGACAATCTTCGTAAAGTTTGGATTCTTCGTAAGCTACTACACCCAATGGATGAATTAGCAGCAGTGGAATTCTTGCTTGATCGTATGAAAGAAACCAAAACCAATGATGATTTCTTTGATCAAATGAAACGCAAAGCAGCCAACTAA